The Candidatus Pantoea soli genome window below encodes:
- the carB gene encoding carbamoyl-phosphate synthase large subunit, protein MPKRTDIKSILILGAGPIVIGQACEFDYSGAQACKALREEGYRVILVNSNPATIMTDPEMADATYIEPIHWEVVRKIIEKERPDAVLPTMGGQTALNCALELERQGVLEEFGVTMIGATADAIDKAEDRRRFDVAMKSIGLDTARSGIAHTMEEALKVAEEVGFPCIIRPSFTMGGTGGGIAYNREEFEEICERGLDLSPTNELLIDESLIGWKEYEMEVVRDKNDNCIIVCSIENFDAMGIHTGDSITVAPAQTLTDKEYQIMRNASLAVLREIGVETGGSNVQFSVNPKDGRLIVIEMNPRVSRSSALASKATGFPIAKVAAKLAVGFTLDELMNDITGGRTPASFEPSIDYVVTKIPRFNFEKFAGANDRLTTQMKSVGEVMAIGRTFQESMQKALRGLEVGANGFDPKVNLDDADALTRIRRELKDAGSDRIWYIADAFRAGMSVDGVFNLTNIDRWFLVQIEELVRLEEQVAREGVNALDAAFLRALKRKGFADARLAALAGVAEGEIRKLRQQYNLHPVYKRVDTCAAEFATDTAYMYSTYEEECEANPTHGRDKIMVLGGGPNRIGQGIEFDYCCVHAALALREDGYETIMVNCNPETVSTDYDTSDRLYFEPVTLEDVLEIVRIEQPKGVIVQYGGQTPLKLARALEAAGVPVIGTSPDAIDRAEDRERFQQAVERLSLKQPANATVTTLEQAVEKAVGIGYPLVVRPSYVLGGRAMEIVYDEVDLKRYFQTAVSVSNDAPVLLDRFLDDAVEVDVDAICDGERVLIGGIMEHIEQAGVHSGDSACSLPAYTLSTDIQNVMRQQVEKLAFELNVRGLMNVQFAVKDNEVYLIEVNPRAARTVPFVSKATGVPLAKVAARVMAGKTLAEQGVTEEVIPPYYSVKEVVLPFNKFQGVDPILGPEMRSTGEVMGVGRTFAEAFAKAMLGAQSNMKKSGRALLSVREGDKKRIVDLAAKLQKFGFELDATHGTAVVLGEAGINPRLVNKVHEGRPHIQDRLKNGEYTYIVNTTAGRQAIEDSKLIRRSALQYKVHYDTTLNGGFATAMALNADPTEKVISVQEMHAQIKG, encoded by the coding sequence ATGCCAAAACGTACTGACATAAAATCCATCCTGATCCTTGGCGCTGGCCCGATTGTGATTGGCCAGGCATGTGAATTTGACTACTCCGGTGCGCAGGCGTGTAAAGCGCTGCGCGAAGAGGGCTACCGCGTCATTCTGGTGAACTCCAACCCGGCGACCATTATGACCGACCCGGAAATGGCCGATGCGACCTACATTGAGCCGATCCACTGGGAAGTGGTGCGCAAAATCATTGAAAAAGAGCGTCCGGATGCCGTGCTGCCTACCATGGGCGGCCAGACGGCGCTGAACTGTGCGCTGGAGCTGGAACGCCAGGGCGTACTGGAAGAGTTTGGTGTCACCATGATTGGTGCCACCGCGGATGCCATTGATAAAGCCGAAGATCGCCGTCGTTTTGACGTGGCGATGAAGAGTATCGGTCTGGATACTGCCCGCTCTGGTATCGCTCATACCATGGAAGAAGCACTGAAAGTGGCAGAAGAGGTCGGCTTCCCGTGCATTATTCGTCCGTCCTTTACCATGGGTGGCACTGGCGGCGGTATCGCGTATAACCGTGAAGAGTTTGAAGAGATTTGCGAGCGCGGCCTGGACCTGTCGCCCACCAATGAGTTGCTGATTGATGAGTCGCTGATTGGCTGGAAAGAGTATGAGATGGAAGTGGTGCGTGATAAGAACGATAACTGCATCATCGTCTGCTCGATCGAAAACTTTGACGCCATGGGCATTCACACCGGCGACTCCATTACCGTCGCGCCGGCGCAGACCCTGACCGATAAAGAGTACCAAATCATGCGTAACGCCTCACTGGCGGTACTGCGTGAAATTGGCGTGGAAACCGGTGGCTCCAACGTGCAGTTCTCGGTCAACCCGAAGGACGGCCGTCTGATTGTGATTGAGATGAACCCGCGCGTGTCACGTTCTTCGGCACTGGCGTCAAAAGCCACCGGCTTCCCGATTGCCAAAGTCGCGGCGAAACTGGCGGTGGGCTTTACCCTTGATGAACTGATGAATGACATCACCGGTGGTCGTACGCCGGCGTCGTTTGAACCCTCTATCGACTACGTCGTGACCAAAATCCCACGCTTCAACTTCGAGAAGTTCGCCGGCGCCAACGATCGCCTGACCACGCAGATGAAATCGGTCGGGGAAGTGATGGCGATTGGCCGCACCTTCCAGGAGTCGATGCAGAAAGCCCTGCGCGGACTGGAAGTGGGCGCGAACGGCTTTGACCCGAAAGTGAACCTTGACGATGCCGATGCGCTGACGCGTATCCGTCGCGAGCTGAAAGATGCAGGTTCGGACCGTATCTGGTACATCGCCGACGCGTTCCGTGCCGGGATGTCAGTGGACGGCGTGTTTAACCTCACCAACATTGACCGCTGGTTCCTGGTGCAGATTGAAGAGCTGGTGCGCCTGGAAGAGCAGGTTGCGCGCGAAGGCGTCAACGCGCTGGACGCGGCCTTCCTGCGTGCGCTGAAGCGCAAGGGCTTTGCCGATGCACGTCTGGCCGCGCTGGCGGGTGTGGCAGAAGGCGAAATCCGTAAGCTGCGTCAGCAGTACAACCTGCACCCGGTTTATAAACGCGTGGACACCTGCGCCGCTGAGTTTGCCACCGATACCGCCTATATGTACTCCACTTATGAAGAAGAGTGCGAAGCAAATCCAACCCACGGCCGTGACAAAATCATGGTGCTGGGCGGCGGGCCAAACCGTATCGGTCAGGGCATTGAATTTGACTACTGCTGCGTGCATGCCGCACTGGCGCTGCGCGAAGACGGTTACGAAACCATTATGGTGAACTGTAACCCGGAAACCGTTTCAACCGACTACGATACCTCCGATCGCCTCTACTTTGAGCCGGTGACGCTGGAAGACGTGCTGGAAATCGTACGCATCGAGCAGCCAAAAGGCGTCATTGTACAGTACGGCGGCCAGACGCCGCTGAAACTGGCGCGCGCGCTGGAAGCAGCAGGCGTGCCGGTCATCGGCACCAGCCCGGATGCCATTGACCGTGCGGAGGACCGTGAGCGCTTCCAGCAGGCGGTTGAGCGCCTGAGCCTGAAGCAGCCGGCCAACGCCACCGTGACGACGCTGGAGCAGGCGGTGGAAAAAGCGGTCGGTATCGGCTATCCGCTGGTGGTGCGTCCTTCCTATGTGCTGGGCGGACGCGCAATGGAAATCGTCTACGATGAAGTTGACCTGAAGCGCTACTTCCAGACCGCGGTATCGGTCTCTAACGATGCGCCGGTTCTGCTGGATCGCTTCCTGGATGATGCGGTCGAAGTTGACGTTGACGCCATCTGCGACGGTGAACGCGTGCTGATTGGCGGCATTATGGAACACATCGAACAGGCGGGCGTGCACTCCGGTGACTCAGCCTGTTCGCTGCCTGCTTATACGCTGAGCACCGATATCCAGAACGTTATGCGTCAGCAGGTGGAAAAGCTGGCTTTTGAACTGAACGTACGCGGCCTGATGAACGTGCAGTTCGCGGTGAAGGACAACGAGGTTTACCTGATTGAAGTGAACCCGCGTGCCGCGCGTACCGTGCCGTTTGTGTCCAAAGCCACCGGCGTGCCGCTGGCGAAAGTCGCCGCGCGCGTCATGGCGGGCAAAACGCTGGCGGAGCAGGGCGTGACCGAAGAGGTGATCCCGCCTTACTACTCGGTAAAAGAAGTGGTGCTGCCGTTTAACAAGTTCCAGGGCGTTGACCCGATTCTGGGGCCGGAAATGCGCTCCACCGGTGAAGTGATGGGCGTGGGCCGCACCTTTGCCGAAGCCTTTGCCAAAGCGATGCTGGGCGCGCAGAGCAACATGAAGAAAAGCGGCCGTGCGCTGCTGTCAGTGCGTGAAGGCGACAAGAAGCGCATTGTCGATCTGGCCGCGAAACTGCAGAAGTTTGGTTTCGAGCTGGACGCGACGCACGGTACTGCCGTGGTGCTGGGTGAAGCCGGTATCAATCCGCGCCTGGTGAACAAGGTGCATGAGGGGCGCCCGCACATTCAGGATCGCCTGAAAAACGGGGAGTACACCTACATCGTTAACACCACCGCAGGCCGTCAGGCGATTGAAGATTCCAAACTGATTCGCCGCAGCGCCCTGCAGTATAAAGTGCATTACGACACCACCCTGAATGGCGGTTTCGCCACCGCCATGGCGCTGAATGCGGATCCAACGGAAAAGGTGATTTCCGTGCAGGAGATGCACGCGCAAATCAAAGGCTGA
- a CDS encoding porin, whose product MKMRAFTLSAVAALLAAAPLASQAEITLLKQDPQAGAPLSRLDFKVGGSIRPQFMHQNGVNDKSYKRNGYDGGSRFRFTANYSLFDDVSWVGYYELGVNFPAWWDWDHHYKRDANNTSRRQLYTGFKSATLGELYFGQQNSVYYDVVGAKTDIWDYDMLAQAPGNGINGDYDGSYRSRKMLKYKNTFGAADVYAAYLFADNEYLPGNGLRYKRNGGGSLGVNYHISKDLAWGTAWNYTRADMRNPGNGDSKRYDQNIYGTALSWTPDNWTLSAGAGWYQNYSPTKQNSVSNYFADDAWGVEYFAGYKFPIGQYAVKSVQPYVMGDRLEFVNGRNYKRIDNGVGVSAQLDYGFRVDYEYVITSSTDKSLGNVNLVRLRYDF is encoded by the coding sequence ATGAAAATGCGTGCTTTCACTCTCAGCGCAGTTGCGGCCCTGCTGGCCGCGGCGCCACTGGCCAGCCAGGCCGAAATTACCCTGCTGAAGCAGGATCCGCAGGCGGGCGCGCCGCTCAGCCGTCTTGATTTCAAAGTGGGCGGCAGCATTCGTCCGCAGTTCATGCATCAGAATGGCGTTAACGACAAATCCTACAAGCGTAACGGCTACGATGGCGGTTCGCGCTTCCGTTTCACCGCGAATTACTCTCTGTTTGATGACGTCAGCTGGGTCGGTTATTACGAGCTGGGCGTTAACTTCCCGGCGTGGTGGGACTGGGATCACCACTACAAGCGTGACGCCAATAACACCAGCCGCCGCCAGCTCTATACCGGCTTCAAAAGTGCCACGCTGGGCGAGCTCTACTTTGGTCAGCAGAATAGCGTGTACTACGATGTGGTCGGCGCGAAAACCGACATCTGGGATTACGACATGCTGGCCCAGGCACCGGGCAATGGCATTAACGGTGACTATGACGGCTCCTACCGTTCACGCAAGATGCTGAAGTATAAAAACACCTTCGGTGCCGCAGATGTCTATGCCGCCTACCTGTTTGCTGATAATGAATACCTGCCGGGTAACGGCCTGCGCTACAAGCGTAATGGCGGTGGCTCGCTGGGTGTGAATTACCACATCAGCAAAGATCTCGCCTGGGGCACCGCGTGGAACTATACCCGGGCGGATATGCGCAATCCGGGCAATGGCGACAGCAAGCGCTACGACCAGAATATCTACGGCACCGCATTAAGCTGGACGCCGGATAACTGGACGCTGTCAGCAGGTGCCGGCTGGTATCAGAACTACTCTCCAACGAAGCAGAACAGCGTCAGCAACTACTTTGCGGACGACGCATGGGGCGTTGAATACTTCGCCGGTTACAAATTCCCGATTGGCCAGTATGCGGTGAAATCCGTCCAGCCTTACGTGATGGGCGATCGTCTGGAGTTCGTCAACGGACGTAACTACAAGCGTATCGACAACGGTGTCGGGGTGAGCGCGCAGCTGGATTACGGCTTCCGCGTCGATTACGAATATGTCATCACCTCCAGCACCGACAAATCGCTGGGCAACGTCAATCTGGTGCGCCTGCGCTACGATTTCTGA
- the folA gene encoding type 3 dihydrofolate reductase, which produces MISLIAALAADRIIGMENAMPWNLPADLAWFKRNTLNKPVIMGRLTFESIGRPLPGRLNIVVSSKPGTQAGVTWVTSLEAAIEAAGEAEEIMVIGGGRIYAQMLARADRLYLTHIDAEVEGDTQFPDYEPDEWQSTFSEFHDADAQNSHSYCFEILDRRRG; this is translated from the coding sequence ATGATTAGTTTGATCGCGGCACTGGCTGCGGATCGCATTATTGGTATGGAAAACGCCATGCCGTGGAACCTGCCAGCGGACCTCGCATGGTTCAAACGCAATACGCTGAATAAGCCGGTCATCATGGGCCGTCTGACTTTTGAATCCATTGGGCGCCCGTTACCGGGACGGCTCAACATTGTGGTAAGCAGCAAACCGGGTACCCAGGCGGGCGTGACCTGGGTGACGTCGCTGGAAGCGGCGATCGAGGCGGCGGGTGAAGCGGAAGAGATCATGGTGATTGGTGGCGGACGCATCTATGCGCAGATGCTGGCGCGCGCCGACCGGCTTTATCTGACACACATTGATGCCGAAGTGGAAGGGGATACGCAGTTCCCGGATTACGAGCCGGACGAGTGGCAGTCAACCTTCAGTGAGTTTCACGATGCGGACGCGCAAAACTCCCACAGCTACTGTTTTGAGATTCTGGACCGCCGTCGCGGATGA
- the apaH gene encoding bis(5'-nucleosyl)-tetraphosphatase (symmetrical) ApaH encodes MSTYLIGDIHGCYDELRALLAQVDFDPQQDELWLTGDLVARGPGSLEVLRYVKSLGDCVRMVLGNHDLHLLAVFAGISRNKPKDRLTPLLEAEDADELINWLRRQPLLQADEEKKLLMAHAGITPQWDLETARMCAREVEAVLSSDSYPLFLDAMYGDMPNNWTPELSGLARLRFSTNALTRMRFCFPNGQLDMICKDAPDSAPPPLKPWFNVPGKISSDYTQIFGHWASLEGKGTPAHVIGLDTGCCWGGTLTLLHWETGRYYTQASNRDRATTGSMATAPAPLDDA; translated from the coding sequence ATGAGCACATACCTGATTGGCGATATTCACGGCTGTTATGACGAGCTTCGCGCCCTGCTGGCGCAGGTGGATTTTGATCCGCAGCAGGACGAACTGTGGCTGACCGGCGACCTGGTGGCGCGCGGCCCCGGTTCGCTGGAGGTGCTGCGCTATGTGAAATCGCTCGGCGACTGCGTACGCATGGTACTCGGTAACCATGACCTGCATCTGCTGGCGGTGTTTGCCGGTATCAGCCGCAATAAGCCCAAAGATCGCCTCACGCCGCTGCTGGAAGCTGAGGATGCTGATGAGCTGATTAACTGGCTGCGCCGCCAGCCGCTGCTGCAGGCCGATGAGGAGAAAAAGCTGCTGATGGCTCATGCCGGTATCACGCCGCAGTGGGACCTGGAGACCGCCAGGATGTGCGCGCGCGAAGTGGAAGCGGTGCTCTCCAGCGACAGCTATCCGCTGTTTCTCGATGCCATGTACGGCGATATGCCTAACAACTGGACGCCGGAGTTAAGCGGCCTGGCACGCCTGCGCTTCAGCACCAACGCGCTGACGCGGATGCGTTTCTGCTTCCCGAACGGTCAGCTGGATATGATCTGTAAAGACGCGCCGGACTCTGCCCCGCCGCCGCTGAAGCCATGGTTCAACGTTCCGGGCAAAATCAGCAGCGACTATACGCAAATTTTTGGTCACTGGGCTTCACTTGAGGGTAAAGGAACGCCAGCCCATGTGATTGGCCTTGATACCGGCTGCTGCTGGGGCGGCACGCTGACGCTGCTGCACTGGGAAACCGGGCGCTATTATACTCAGGCTTCCAATCGCGATCGGGCAACGACCGGCAGTATGGCCACGGCGCCTGCCCCGCTGGATGATGCCTGA
- the apaG gene encoding Co2+/Mg2+ efflux protein ApaG — protein sequence MSEMARVCVHVLSQYVESQSSPEEDRYVFAYTITVRNLGRNSVQLLSRYWLITNGNGRETEVQGEGVVGEQPHIAPGSEFQYTSGAILETPMGTMQGHYVMVDAEGESFRVEIPVFRLAVQTHIH from the coding sequence ATGAGTGAAATGGCCCGCGTTTGTGTCCACGTGCTGAGTCAGTACGTGGAGTCGCAATCCTCTCCTGAAGAGGATCGTTACGTGTTTGCCTACACCATCACTGTCCGGAATCTTGGACGCAACAGCGTACAGCTGCTCAGCCGCTACTGGCTGATCACCAACGGCAATGGCCGTGAGACGGAAGTCCAGGGTGAAGGTGTGGTGGGCGAACAGCCGCACATCGCGCCGGGCAGCGAATTCCAGTACACCAGCGGCGCGATTCTCGAAACGCCGATGGGCACCATGCAGGGGCACTACGTGATGGTTGACGCGGAAGGCGAATCGTTCCGCGTGGAAATCCCGGTGTTCCGCCTCGCCGTACAAACCCACATTCACTAA
- the rsmA gene encoding 16S rRNA (adenine(1518)-N(6)/adenine(1519)-N(6))-dimethyltransferase RsmA: MNNRVHQGHYARKRFGQNFLNDQYIIDSIVSAIHPQKGEALVEIGPGLGALTEPVGERLDALTVVELDRDLAVRLQTHPFLGPKLTIYQQDAMTFDFSALAQEKGQPLRVFGNLPYNISTPLMFHLFSYTGSIKDMHFMLQKEVVNRLVAGPGSKAYGRLSVMAQYYCQVIPVLEVPPHAFTPPPKVDSAVVRLVPFSQPPHPVSDVRLLSRITTEAFGQRRKTLRNSLGHLFTAGALDELNIDASLRAENVTVAQYCQLANWLGNHQAETAEN; this comes from the coding sequence ATGAATAATCGCGTCCATCAGGGGCATTACGCCCGTAAACGTTTCGGGCAGAACTTCCTGAACGATCAGTACATTATCGACAGCATTGTCTCCGCTATTCACCCGCAGAAAGGGGAAGCGCTGGTGGAGATTGGTCCCGGCCTGGGTGCCTTAACCGAGCCGGTAGGCGAACGCCTGGATGCGCTGACCGTGGTAGAGCTGGACCGCGATCTTGCCGTGCGTTTGCAGACCCACCCGTTCCTCGGCCCTAAGCTGACCATTTATCAGCAGGACGCCATGACCTTTGATTTCTCGGCGCTGGCGCAGGAGAAGGGTCAGCCGCTGCGCGTATTTGGTAATCTGCCTTACAACATTTCCACGCCGCTGATGTTCCACCTTTTCAGCTATACTGGTTCGATTAAAGACATGCACTTCATGCTGCAGAAAGAGGTGGTGAATCGCCTCGTCGCCGGTCCGGGCAGCAAAGCCTACGGCCGTCTCAGCGTTATGGCACAGTATTACTGTCAGGTTATTCCTGTGCTGGAAGTGCCCCCACACGCTTTTACGCCCCCACCTAAAGTGGATTCCGCGGTGGTGCGTCTGGTGCCGTTCAGCCAGCCGCCGCATCCGGTCAGCGATGTCCGCCTGCTGAGCCGTATCACCACCGAAGCCTTTGGCCAGCGCCGTAAAACACTGCGCAACAGCCTGGGCCATCTGTTCACGGCCGGTGCGCTGGATGAACTGAATATTGATGCCTCGCTGCGTGCGGAAAACGTCACCGTGGCGCAGTATTGTCAGCTGGCCAACTGGCTTGGCAATCATCAGGCAGAGACTGCGGAGAACTGA
- the pdxA gene encoding 4-hydroxythreonine-4-phosphate dehydrogenase PdxA gives MHSNARVVITPGEPAGIGPDLTVQLAQQNWPVELVVCADGNMLRQRAALLGLPLTLHDYQPERPPQPQQAGTLTLLQVDTAAAVTPGELNVANGHSVLNTLARACDGCLAGEFAALITGPVHKGVINDAGMPFTGHTEFFAERAGGDRVVMMLATEALRVALATTHLPLKDVSAAITRDSLHEVITILHQDLQRKFGLPHPHIFVCGLNPHAGESGHMGREEIDTIIPALDELRQRGIQLTGPLPADTLFQPKYLQHADAVLAMYHDQGLPVLKFQGFGRAVNITLGLPFIRTSVDHGTALELAGLGKAEPGSFITALNLAITMIKSSNE, from the coding sequence ATGCACAGTAACGCCCGCGTCGTGATCACCCCCGGCGAGCCCGCCGGGATTGGCCCCGATCTCACCGTTCAGCTGGCACAGCAAAACTGGCCGGTTGAACTGGTGGTCTGTGCTGACGGCAACATGCTGCGTCAGCGCGCCGCCCTGCTCGGTCTGCCGCTGACGCTGCACGACTATCAGCCTGAGCGCCCGCCACAGCCGCAGCAGGCGGGTACTCTGACGCTGCTGCAGGTGGATACGGCCGCGGCGGTCACGCCCGGCGAGCTGAACGTTGCGAACGGCCACTCTGTACTGAATACCCTGGCGCGTGCCTGCGATGGCTGCCTGGCCGGAGAGTTCGCCGCGCTGATCACCGGGCCGGTGCATAAGGGCGTAATCAACGATGCCGGTATGCCCTTCACCGGCCACACTGAGTTTTTTGCCGAGCGCGCCGGTGGCGACCGCGTGGTAATGATGCTGGCGACCGAAGCGCTGCGGGTGGCCCTGGCGACTACGCACCTGCCGCTGAAAGATGTGTCGGCGGCGATCACACGCGACAGCCTGCATGAAGTGATCACCATTCTGCACCAGGATTTACAGCGGAAGTTTGGCCTGCCGCATCCGCACATCTTTGTCTGCGGCCTGAATCCGCACGCGGGCGAGAGCGGCCACATGGGCCGCGAAGAGATTGACACCATCATACCGGCGCTCGACGAACTGCGTCAGCGCGGTATCCAGCTCACCGGCCCGCTACCGGCCGATACGCTGTTTCAGCCTAAATATCTGCAGCATGCCGATGCCGTTCTGGCGATGTATCACGACCAGGGCCTGCCGGTGCTAAAATTTCAGGGGTTTGGCCGCGCGGTGAATATCACCCTCGGCCTGCCCTTTATCCGGACATCTGTTGACCACGGTACCGCGCTGGAACTGGCGGGACTGGGCAAAGCCGAACCGGGCAGCTTTATCACGGCGCTTAATCTCGCCATCACTATGATCAAGAGCAGTAATGAATAA
- the surA gene encoding peptidylprolyl isomerase SurA, translating to MKNWRMLILGVAITANTAFAAPQVVDKVAAVVNNGVVLESDVDNMMRTVKSQAQQAGQQLPDDKTLRHQILERQVMDNIILQMGEKAGLQVSDQQLDQAIQNIAAQNRMSVDQLRSRLAYDGMNYSDYRTQIRKEMLISEVRNNEVRRRVTILPQEVDTLAAQIGSQNTQGTELNISQILLPLPENPTQQQVDDQEALARQLVGELKGGADFGKLAVTYSADPQALKGGNMGWGKIEELPTLFSQALSTAKKGDIVGPIRSGVGFHILKVNDLRGESKNISVTEVHARHILLKPSPILSDDQARQKIEQIAADIKSGKTTFAAAAKQFSDDPGSANQGGDLGWASPDIYDPAFRDALLKLQKGQVSAPVHSSFGWHLIQLLDSRRVDKTDAAQKERAYRLLFNRKFAEEAQTWMQEQRASAYVKILDGNAQ from the coding sequence ATGAAGAACTGGAGAATGCTGATTCTTGGTGTGGCGATAACCGCTAACACTGCGTTCGCAGCCCCACAGGTGGTCGATAAAGTTGCCGCAGTCGTCAATAACGGCGTGGTGCTGGAGAGTGACGTGGACAACATGATGCGCACGGTGAAATCCCAGGCGCAGCAGGCCGGTCAGCAATTACCCGATGACAAAACGTTGCGTCATCAGATCCTTGAACGCCAGGTCATGGATAACATCATTCTGCAGATGGGCGAGAAAGCCGGGCTGCAGGTTAGCGATCAGCAGCTGGATCAGGCCATTCAGAACATCGCCGCGCAAAACCGCATGTCGGTTGATCAGCTGCGCAGTCGTCTGGCCTATGATGGCATGAACTACAGCGATTACCGCACGCAGATCCGCAAAGAGATGCTGATCTCCGAAGTGCGTAACAATGAAGTACGCCGTCGCGTCACCATTCTGCCGCAGGAAGTGGACACGCTGGCCGCCCAGATTGGCTCGCAGAACACGCAGGGCACCGAACTGAACATCAGCCAGATTCTGCTGCCGCTGCCGGAGAACCCGACGCAGCAGCAGGTCGATGACCAGGAGGCGCTGGCGCGTCAGCTGGTGGGTGAGCTCAAGGGCGGTGCCGACTTTGGCAAACTCGCGGTAACTTACTCTGCCGATCCGCAGGCGCTGAAAGGCGGCAATATGGGCTGGGGTAAAATCGAAGAGCTGCCAACGCTGTTCTCGCAGGCGCTGAGCACCGCGAAGAAAGGCGATATCGTCGGCCCGATTCGTTCCGGTGTGGGCTTCCACATCCTGAAAGTGAACGATCTGCGCGGCGAGAGCAAAAACATTTCGGTGACTGAAGTCCATGCCCGCCATATTCTGCTGAAGCCATCGCCGATTCTCAGCGACGATCAGGCACGCCAGAAGATTGAGCAGATCGCAGCGGATATCAAAAGCGGTAAAACCACCTTTGCCGCCGCGGCTAAGCAGTTCTCTGACGATCCGGGTTCCGCTAACCAGGGCGGCGATCTTGGCTGGGCGTCTCCGGACATCTACGATCCGGCCTTCCGCGATGCGCTGCTGAAGCTGCAGAAAGGCCAGGTCTCTGCGCCGGTGCACTCCTCTTTTGGCTGGCACCTGATTCAACTGCTGGACAGCCGCCGGGTGGACAAAACTGACGCCGCGCAGAAAGAGCGCGCTTACCGTCTGCTGTTCAACCGCAAGTTTGCGGAAGAAGCGCAAACCTGGATGCAGGAACAGCGCGCCAGCGCCTATGTGAAAATTCTGGATGGCAATGCACAGTAA